The genomic DNA TCGTGAAGATTTAGGAGTAATGGGGTTGGCGGGTCATCTAGTTTCCCCTCAGGTCGTCATTCGCGAAATTGAGCGACGACGGCAGCTACACCTCGAAACGCTGCAACAGGTGAAAAAACTAGATGAGCATTTTGCCAAACATCTTGATTCACTAGAGTTGAAAGATCTCTACATGCATCTGATTATTCGTCGTGGCATTCGCTATCAGGAGGAGTGGGTGGCGTGGTGTGATGAAGCGTTGGGGGCGATCGCACAGGCTGTCAAACAATAGGGATTGAGAAAGGAACAATCGCCGGAGGTGTTATCAAGCTGTGGATGTGGTAACCTTTACTTTGAGAGTAACATCAGAAGATTTGATGGAAGGAGCCATGATTATACAAGTATTACACTGTCCTAATTGTCATGGTACAGATATTGTAAAACATGGCAAGTCTCCAGAAGGAAAGCAGCGGTATAAATGCCGGGAGACTGCCTGCGATGGTCGGACATTTATCTTAGATTATGCTTATCCAGGTCAATCTCGTCAAGTGAAACAGCAGATTGTGGATATGGCACTAAATGGTAGTGGAGTTCGGGATACAGCTCGGGTTTTACACGTTAGCCCCAGTACTGTGATTCGAGAATTAAAAAAAAGAACATACACTCCAGCAAGTCAATCTTCAGGCGTTAAAGCAACTGAATCCAGAGCTTCTTGAAGTTGACATTCGTCTTGCTAAGCCGCCTCAAGAGTCTGATGGATCAGAATCTGAGCTAGATGAAATGTGGAGTTATGTTGGCAAGAAGTCTAACCCTCGTTGGCTATGGCATGCAATTGACCATCGAAGTGGTAAGGTTCTAGCCTACGTGTTTGGTCGGCGCAAGGATGAAGTTTTTCTCCAGTTGAAAGAGCTG from Chroococcidiopsis sp. CCMEE 29 includes the following:
- a CDS encoding IS1-like element transposase, whose translation is MIIQVLHCPNCHGTDIVKHGKSPEGKQRYKCRETACDGRTFILDYAYPGQSRQVKQQIVDMALNGSGVRDTARVLHVSPSTVIRELKKRTYTPASQSSGVKATESRAS